The genomic interval TGctccaagaacgaggctcatataattTTCCCATGTTTAAAGTGTACATGCACATACAAGTGTTTGTTTACTGAGCACATAATGAAGCCTATTAGCACAGATATATCATGTGTTTTGCACAACATGAGGGTACAAAACAACTCTTGTCATATGACGCGGACTTGAAAGTTCTTTTTGCTCATTTCAGACTTCATGCAAACTAACTAAACTTTTGTCAACAAAGGCAGAATAAACAATTTGAACTTTTTGAGATCCGTTTTTCTCTCTATTCGAAAACAATTGTCCTACTTTTTTGAAGGAAACAATCAGGTACGCGTAATACATGGTTCTATTTACTCATTTCAGACTTCATGCGAACAAACCAGACAGACAAGAGCAGCAGAAACACTTGTGAACCCTTCCCTTACCGCCAGCACAGCCATATTGTCAGAAAATCTTCCTACGCAAACTCCACCTCGAAAACCACATTCGAACGCACACGGGAGACAGACCTTACAAGTGCCTGGTGTGCGAGAAAAGCTTCAATGTGAAGGGGAACTTAAAGTCACATATGGTTACCCACATTGTCAAACAATAAACAGAGCTTtactctgagaaaatggggcttaatgcatgtgcttaaagtgtcgtaccagatgagcctgtgcagtccgcgcaggcttatgAGGGAGGACCCTctccgcagtccgcacaggcttatgagggaggACCCTCTCtgcttttatggtagtttttccgcttttatggtagttttttTAAAAAGGAAGTCGGTTTTGTAGTGTTGTTTCTGAAATTTGCGCAGGTTTCTCTGGGAGGACAagcaacatgcattaagccccattttcccagaacacagcCCATGAAGTGACTTGAATGTTGCGATGGTGTAATGGacgaggtgtccgcctagcgatcgggagttcgtagGTTTGCTCCATACTCAGGGAGCGTTCTTATTATCTCCTCCataggcaccaagtactggttcttcccaggaaacggactcgacagtatccatatctgcctataataggccttcctgtaatagtcagcaattgactgtaggaagtatgaagtagaagtagaagaacaTGATAATATGCTCTAGAGCCATGCCTAAGTGAAGTCACTTTACCGGGAAACTTTTGGTATTTCCATGGTGGTGAAAAGGTGCTTGCTGTTTGCAACTTGAAATCCAGCGTGAGAAATTGGCCTGTTTTGCATGAGAAGTGTTTTTGATGGGAACTTGAAATCCTTTGTGAGAATTCGGTCTTTTTATCAGTTTAGATTTTTCTGTGCTAGAAGGAACATTATTTGTGCATATGGATTTCCTCACAGTTGACAATTTATTTGGAACTTTTGTATTATGATTTGAAATGAAGAAATGCTTTTCTATATCttaataaatatacttaaatattgCTTTTTGACTACTAAAGAACAACAATATTGATGTGAATTAATTGCTTTACAATAATTATTCCTTTGGAATCTACGTACCCTGTGTGGCCATGCATTTCAGAAGTTTAATGTGAACTGTAGAGGATATAAACTGAATACTCAGTGAAACAGGATGCCTTAGGTACTTGGCTTTACACATTAAATGTTGAATCATACTTCAATAACATCCAATGAGGACTTAAGTTATATTTGCATATTGTCAGACTTAAGGCAGCTTAAAGTGGTTAGTAGTGAAATCCCTAGTAAAGCTGTTCTCCACATGTACTTAAAGTGACATATAAAATGTTGACACTACTGCactaataaataaaaagaacttaagttatatttgcattttttcagATTCAAGGCAGTTCAATAGAAACACCAGTTTTTACGAGAGCGAATCGAGCACTGTGGACAAGAATTATTTGCACTGCTGTCCGTATTGTAAGAAAGTTTTCAATCGCAAACTTCATCTCGAAAACCACATTCGAACGCACACGGGCGACAAACCTTTTCAATGTCGGGTTTGCCAGAAGAGTTTCAACACGAAGGGAGGCTTGAAGTCACACATCGTGACTCATATTGGGAGTAAAAAAATGGGAAGCTTGAAGTAACACATAGTGACTCATATTGGGAGTAAAAAATGGGAAGCTTGAAGTAACACATAGTGACTCATATTGGGAGTAAAAAAATGGGAAGCTTGAAGTAACACATAGTGACTCATATTGGGAGTAAAAAAATGGGAAGCTTGAAGTAACACATAGTGACTCATATTGGGAGTAAAAAAATGGGAAGCTTGAAGTAACACATCGTGACTCATATTGGGAGTAAAAAAATGGGAAGCTTGAAGTAACACATAGTGACTCATATTGGGAGTAAAAAAATGGGAAGCTTGAAGTAACACATCGTGACTCATATTGGGAGTAAAAAAATCGAAGATTCGACTTAGAATTTTTAATTCGGCTGACATGAAGTTTTAGAGTAATAGAATCGATGATTGCGCTTGGATAGTTAATCCGGATGACATTAAGTTTTAGAGACACATCGATGATTCGACTTGGATTGTTAATCCAGCTGACATAAAGTTTTAGAGTCATAAAATGATTAAACTTTAAGAGTTAACCCCCCTGACATTAAGTTTTAGAGTCATAAAATCAATAATTCAACTTGGATAGTTAAACCAGCTGACATTAAGTTTTAGagtaataaaatcaataattcaACTTGGATAGTTAAACCAGCTGACATTAAGTTTTATAGTCCTGCTTGCAAGTGGAGTCAAATTGTGCTCATTAATGCATTTGTGTGTGACAGCTCACTTTGTTCGGAAGTTATGCATTTGCTGGCGATTGTAAAATTTAATGGATGCTTAGGGATTAAGCTTGTTCCATATATATTCTCAAACTTTAGCGTGTTATGGAAAACATGTTCTTTGTCGCTTTCTTGTTTTGCTCATTCCAAAGTTAAATGTAACATCGTTAATATTGCGTTAGACACAAATGTGTCACATAACATTTTCCTGTACTTGTAAATGTTCACCATTTTAACTTGCGTTCATTGTTCATTATAATGAAGACATGCATTTGCGATTTTTATAGCACTACAATAAAAGTGCTGCTGCAATGCCTCTTTTTCATATCAGAATTTCACTcacattttaataagttttgcTGTTAATTTCACATAGCATTTTGTTATTGTCTTTTGTTATTCTTGCAACATTAAGGATGTAAGTCATACGTCTTTGCTTCCTTCTGTGTACATTCATAGTAAAGTAAAGTTGTAGAGACTCAAATTATAATCAGGTTCTGGTGTCACATATTACGTCTTCTACTTGAACCTATCCAACTTAAaaacgtattttcacgcatttgtagtcccttagaaagttatttttaatttaagaattttcttcctagattcaagtttttaaggcttttctccaaaccttagatactgatgagcagcaaacagcataaaacctgaacagacttcgagttacttgcaggctgttctggttttatgctggttgcaaaagccatttcactttgctttttacatgtatgtgggaaagggttaatataaacaAAGTGGAAATCCAGCTGCTTCAAGAAAAGATGAACCGTATGATAGCATTTGGTcatttatttatggcaaggaaccaattTAAATAGTATGACACAAAACACATAAAATTGAATAAAGCATATTTCTTACAAAGGCGTTAATTTGTCTGCATGCAACAACATCTCccttaaagacaccaagtactggtttggcccaggaaacggactcgagagcgtttcaataagctgaAGGCTtatgaaaaagttaaaataaatagcttttaacccatttatgcctagcttctagaaaaaaggccttggcaaacagcgtagacccagatgagagacgccgcatgatgcggcgtctcatcagggtctgcgctgtttgcttaaaggattttctgtaagaaatattcttaaaatagaaataaatatactagacatccctaatttggaaattaattgatccaatttagaaggatgggagagtccactaggcataaatgggttaattaaaaaaatcaaattgtccTGTTCTCTTTTAAGAAATTGCAGAGAGCTTGGCGAACACCGGACCTGAGGGAAGAGGAGACCACATGTACTGGAACAGATCAGACAGGAAGTTTCAGTGCCATCTCTGCCATAAACAATTTCAGCGAAAACTGTTTCTGGACAATCACGTACGAACTCACACGGGAGAAAAGCCTTTCGGTTGCCGTCTTTGTGGCAAGAGTTTCAGTGTAAAAAACAGTTTGAACAGACACATGCTTGTTCATGCTGGGGATACTCTGGACTTTAACATTCCTCCAAACTGATTTAATTTTATAGTGTGCTGGTAGTACtaatttttttctgtaaaaagaAACAATGCTGCAAAATGATACTTTATAGTGTGCTAGTAGTACTGATTTTTCTCTGTAAAAAGTCCCTGTTATTAAGTCTCTGTGGTATCTTTATGAAGAACTTTAACTATTTTACCATGAATACTTTTTGTCCCGCGTCATGCGAATATGGGTCTTATGCATTATGACGCCAGCTTATCTCCTGACCAGTTAGTGTTTGCGTGCAGTCCAGTCAGGAAGGAAGCTGTCCACTATACAGTTATGCAAGGGTTCATGGTCTCAGTCAGGAAGGAAGCTGTCCACTATACAGTtatgcaaggtttcatggtctcagtGTGTGCGTGCAGTCCAGTCAGGAAGGAAGCTGTCCACTATACAGTTATGCAAGGTTTCATGGTGCAGTCCAGTCAGGAAGGAAGCTGTTCACTATACAGTtatgcaaggtttcatggtctcatccAGTCAGGAAGGAAGCTGTCCACTATACAGTTATGCAAGGTTTCATAGTCCAGTCAGGAAGGAAGCTGTCCACTTTACAGTtatgcaaggtttcatggtctcacagTCCAGTCAGGAAGGAAGCTGTCCGCTATACAGTTATGCAAGGTTTCATGGTGCAGTCCAGTCAGGAAGGAAGCTGTCCACTATACAGTtatgcaaggtttcatggtctcagtCCAGTCAAGAAGGAAGCTGTCCACTATACAGTTATGCAAGGTTTCAGGGTCTCAGTCCAGTCAGGAAGGAAGCTGTCCACTATACAGTtatgcaaggtttcatggtctcagtCCAGTCAGGAAGGAAGCTGTCCACTATACAGTTATGCAAGGTGTCATGGTGCAGTCCAGTCAGGAAGGAAGCTGTCCACTAAACAGTTACACAAGGTGTCATGGTGCAGTCCAGTCGGGAAGGAAGCTGTCCACTATACAGTTATGCAAGGTGTCATGGTGCAGTCCAGTCAGGAAGGAAGCTGTCCACTATACAGTTATGCAAGGTTTCATGGTGCAGTCCAGTCAGGAAGGAAGCTGTCCACTATACAGTTATGCAAGGTTTAATGGTCTCAGTCCAGTCAAGAAGGAAGCTGTCCACTATACAGTTATGCAAGGTTTCAGGGTCTCAGTCCAGTCAGGAAGGAAGCTGTCCACTATACAGTtatgcaaggtttcatggtctcagtCCAGTCAGGAAGGAAGCTGTCCACTATACAGTTATGCAAGGTGTCATGGTGCAGTCCAGTCAGGAAGGAAGCTGTCCACTTTACAGTTACGCAAGGTGTCATGGTGCAGTCCAGTCGGGAAGGAAGCTGTCCACTATACAGTTATGCAAGGTGTCATGGTGCAGTCCAGTCAGGAAGGAAGCTGTCCACTATACAGTTATGCAAGGTTTCATGGTGCAGTCCAGTCAGGAAGGAAGCTGTCCACTATACAGTtatgcaaggtttcatggtctcagtCCAGTAAAGAAGGAAGCTGTCCACTATACAGTTATGCAAGGTTTCATGGCCTCAGTCCAGTCAGGAAGGAAGCTTTCCACTATACAGTtatgcaaggtttcatggtctcagtCCAGTCAGGAAGGAAGCTGTCCACTATACAGTTATGCAAGGTGTCATGGTGCAGTCCAGTCAGGAAGGAAGCTGTCCACTATACAGTTATGCAAGGTGTCATGGTGCAGTCCAGTCAGGAAGGAAGCTGTCCACTATACAGTtatgcaaggtttcatggtctcatccAGTCAGGAAGGAAGCTGTCCACTATACAGTtatgcaaggtttcatggtctcacagTCCAGTCAGGAAGGAAGCTGTCCACTATACAGTTATGCAAGGTGTCATGGTGCAGTCCAGTCAGGAAGGAAGCTGTCCACTATACAGTtatgcaaggtttcatggtctcatccAGTCAGGAAGGAAGCTGTCCACTATACAGTtatgcaaggtttcatggtctcacagTCCAGTCAGGAAGGAAGCTGTCCACTATACAGTTATGCAAGGTGTCATGGTGCAGTCCAGTCAGGAAGGAAGCTGTCCACTATACAGTtatgcaaggtttcatggtctcatccAGTCAGGAAGGAAGCTGTCCACTATACAGTtatgcaaggtttcatggtctcattagcaAATAGgttagcttctgaccagactgtgcaactGAGCaggctggccacatatggcagaAGTcctattttcgcatgatgcgCTTCATTTTGTTCTTTTGGAAAATATagcaaatttattctttattttttatattttgcttttccCCAAATACTGCTAATAAATCATATTAATCCATGCAtggattttcatttttaatttaacatgCAAATATAATATGTGCTTTGTAATTACATGTTTCCACGTATCATCATTATATAATTGTAGAAACCCATTTTAACACGAGGTAAGGGATAAAGTTTTTGAGCTCTTTAAGTGGAAACATTAAGTCTAGCTTTGGTATCTAAAAAAACTATGTTTTAATCAGCATCTTTCAAGTTTTTATTTCCAGAACGGTATCTGAAAAACTATGTTTTTATCAGCATCTTTCAAGTTTTTATTTCCAGAATGAGAAGGACCATTCATATGATCCCATAGCAGCAATTGAAATTGAATCTTAAATTCCAACTTACAAATCTAAAAGTCAAAATTTAATATATCCAAAAGTATCTTTAAAATCACCAGTTCATTGGGAACTTGAGGGAAATCATATCAATTACAATGGTAAGATGGTGTCTTTGTtactttttgataaaatatgtagGATATGTGTAGGTTTCAGCAGATAAGGGAATTTATTTCAGGTATTATACAAAgcattgtttgtttattattttcaggttccATAATGACTTCAAGTAACACCTTGGCCAGTTTTGGGAGGGTAAACTATGATCCCACGTATAGTCCAAGCCAGATGCACCAGTGCAAATTCTGTCACAAGCATTTTCCGCGCAGGCTAGCGCTGGAGAACCACCTGCGCACGCACACTGGTGACCGCCCGTATGAGTGCTCTGTTTGTTCCAGGAGCTTTGCAGTGAAGGGAAATCTAAAGCGCCATATGGTGACTCACTACCTGGACAGTTCACTGAATAACAGCCAGTAGTTTTTATGGTGACTCACTACCTGGACAGTTCACTCAATAACAGCCaatagtttttatgcccctgaaggagggcatatagtgatcggactgtccgtccgtccgtatgtctgtctgtctttccgtcacactttgcctttaggtttcgaaaaatgctcataagttctatgtcccttcacatagcaacttgatatgtggcatgcatgtgtatctcatggagctgcacattttgagtggtgaaaggtcaaggtcatccttcaaggtcaaaggtcaaaaaagcaTGTATCATAtcggcgcagtagggagcattctgtttctgacaaacacatctcttgttttttctttttttttgttttgttatttgctCTAATGATGTGTTAAACTATTTGCTGAAATTGTGTCATTGTAAGTTTCAATTAAGTTGCTATTATCTTCTTATTATGTTGGTGACAAACTTCCTGGACCCACCACTTAATAACAGCCAATACCATAGTTTGTTTtcatatgaaaaaaacattttactggcGCTTGTTATGTGCTTAACTATTATACTAAACCATGTTCTACATGAtcaatgtttaaccctttgcatgctgggaaatgtgtcatttgctaaaatgttgtccgctgaatttctaaa from Dreissena polymorpha isolate Duluth1 chromosome 1, UMN_Dpol_1.0, whole genome shotgun sequence carries:
- the LOC127864618 gene encoding uncharacterized protein LOC127864618 isoform X3, with the translated sequence MGLMHYDASLSPDQLVFACSPVRKEAVHYTVMQGFMVSVRKEAVHYTVMQGFMVSVCACSPVRKEAVHYTVMQGFMVSVQSRRKLSTIQLCKVSGSQSSQEGSCPLYSYARFHGLSPVRKEAVHYTVMQGVMVQSSREGSCPLYSYARCHGAVQSGRKLSTIQLCKVSWCSPVRKEAVHYTVMQGLMVSVQSRRKLSTIQLCKVSGSQSSQEGSCPLYSYARFHGLSPVRKEAVHYTVMQGVMVQSSQEGSCPLYSYARFHGAVQSGRKLSTIQLCKVSWSQSSKEGSCPLYSYARFHGLSPVRKEAFHYTVMQGFMVSVQSGRKLSTIQLCKVSWCSPVRKEAVHYTVMQGVMVQSSQEGSCPLYSYARFHGLIQSGRKLSTIQLCKVSWSHSPVRKEAVHYTVMQGVMVQSSQEGSCPLYSYARFHGLIQSGRKLSTIQLCKVSWSHSPVRKEAVHYTVMQGVMVQSSQEGSCPLYSYARFHGLIQSGRKLSTIQLCKVSWSH
- the LOC127864618 gene encoding uncharacterized protein LOC127864618 isoform X12, which produces MGLMHYDASLSPDQLVFACSPVRKEAVHYTVMQGFMVSVRKEAVHYTVMQGFMVSVCACSPVRKEAVHYTVMQGFMVSVQSRRKLSTIQLCKVSGSQSSQEGSCPLYSYARFHGLSPVRKEAVHYTVMQGVMVQSSREGSCPLYSYARCHGAVQSGRKLSTIQLCKVSWCSPVRKEAVHYTVMQGVMVQSSQEGSCPLYSYARFHGAVQSGRKLSTIQLCKVSWSQSSKEGSCPLYSYARFHGLSPVRKEAFHYTVMQGFMVSVQSGRKLSTIQLCKVSWCSPVRKEAVHYTVMQGVMVQSSQEGSCPLYSYARFHGLIQSGRKLSTIQLCKVSWSHSPVRKEAVHYTVMQGVMVQSSQEGSCPLYSYARFHGLIQSGRKLSTIQLCKVSWSHSPVRKEAVHYTVMQGVMVQSSQEGSCPLYSYARFHGLIQSGRKLSTIQLCKVSWSH
- the LOC127864618 gene encoding uncharacterized protein LOC127864618 isoform X1, translated to MGLMHYDASLSPDQLVFACSPVRKEAVHYTVMQGFMVSVRKEAVHYTVMQGFMVSVCACSPVRKEAVHYTVMQGFMVQSSQEGSCPLYSYARFHGLSPVKKEAVHYTVMQGFRVSVQSGRKLSTIQLCKVSWSQSSQEGSCPLYSYARCHGAVQSGRKLSTIQLCKVSWCSPVRKEAVHYTVMQGFMVQSSQEGSCPLYSYARFNGLSPVKKEAVHYTVMQGFRVSVQSGRKLSTIQLCKVSWSQSSQEGSCPLYSYARCHGAVQSGRKLSTLQLRKVSWCSPVGKEAVHYTVMQGVMVQSSQEGSCPLYSYARFHGAVQSGRKLSTIQLCKVSWSQSSKEGSCPLYSYARFHGLSPVRKEAFHYTVMQGFMVSVQSGRKLSTIQLCKVSWCSPVRKEAVHYTVMQGVMVQSSQEGSCPLYSYARFHGLIQSGRKLSTIQLCKVSWSHSPVRKEAVHYTVMQGVMVQSSQEGSCPLYSYARFHGLIQSGRKLSTIQLCKVSWSHSPVRKEAVHYTVMQGVMVQSSQEGSCPLYSYARFHGLIQSGRKLSTIQLCKVSWSH
- the LOC127864618 gene encoding uncharacterized protein LOC127864618 isoform X6, yielding MGLMHYDASLSPDQLVFACSPVRKEAVHYTVMQGFMVSVRKEAVHYTVMQGFMVSVCACSPVRKEAVHYTVMQGFMVSVQSRRKLSTIQLCKVSGSQSSQEGSCPLYSYARFHGLSPVRKEAVHYTVMQGVMVQSSREGSCPLYSYARCHGAVQSGRKLSTIQLCKVSWCSPVRKEAVHYTVMQGLMVSVQSRRKLSTIQLCKVSGSQSSQEGSCPLYSYARFHGLSPVRKEAVHYTVMQGVMVQSSQEGSCPLYSYARCHGAVQSGRKLSTIQLCKVSWCSPVRKEAVHYTVMQGFMVSVQSGRKLSTIQLCKVSWCSPVRKEAVHYTVMQGVMVQSSQEGSCPLYSYARFHGLIQSGRKLSTIQLCKVSWSHSPVRKEAVHYTVMQGVMVQSSQEGSCPLYSYARFHGLIQSGRKLSTIQLCKVSWSHSPVRKEAVHYTVMQGVMVQSSQEGSCPLYSYARFHGLIQSGRKLSTIQLCKVSWSH
- the LOC127864618 gene encoding uncharacterized protein LOC127864618 isoform X13, whose translation is MGLMHYDASLSPDQLVFACSPVRKEAVHYTVMQGFMVSVRKEAVHYTVMQGFMVSVCACSPVRKEAVHYTVMQGFMVSVQSRRKLSTIQLCKVSGSQSSQEGSCPLYSYARFHGLSPVRKEAVHYTVMQGVMVQSSREGSCPLYSYARCHGAVQSGRKLSTIQLCKVSWCSPVRKEAVHYTVMQGLMVSVQSRRKLSTIQLCKVSGSQSSQEGSCPLYSYARFHGLSPVRKEAVHYTVMQGVMVQSSQEGSCPLYSYARCHGAVQSGRKLSTIQLCKVSWCSPVRKEAVHYTVMQGFMVQSSQEGSCPLYSYARFHGLSPVKKEAVHYTVMQGFMASVQSGRKLSTIQLCKVSWSQSSQEGSCPLYSYARCHGAVQSGRKLSTIQLCKVSWCSPVRKEAVHYTVMQGVMVQSSQEGSCPLYSYARFHGLIQSGRKLSTIQLCKVSWSH
- the LOC127864618 gene encoding uncharacterized protein LOC127864618 isoform X5 is translated as MGLMHYDASLSPDQLVFACSPVRKEAVHYTVMQGFMVSVRKEAVHYTVMQGFMVSVCACSPVRKEAVHYTVMQGFMVSVQSRRKLSTIQLCKVSGSQSSQEGSCPLYSYARFHGLSPVRKEAVHYTVMQGVMVQSSREGSCPLYSYARCHGAVQSGRKLSTIQLCKVSWCSPVRKEAVHYTVMQGLMVSVQSRRKLSTIQLCKVSGSQSSQEGSCPLYSYARFHGLSPVRKEAVHYTVMQGVMVQSSQEGSCPLYSYARCHGAVQSGRKLSTIQLCKVSWCSPVRKEAVHYTVMQGFMVQSSQEGSCPLYSYARFHGLSPVKKEAVHYTVMQGFMASVQSGRKLSTIQLCKVSWSQSSQEGSCPLYSYARCHGAVQSGRKLSTIQLCKVSWCSPVRKEAVHYTVMQGVMVQSSQEGSCPLYSYARFHGLIQSGRKLSTIQLCKVSWSHSPVRKEAVHYTVMQGVMVQSSQEGSCPLYSYARFHGLIQSGRKLSTIQLCKVSWSH
- the LOC127864618 gene encoding uncharacterized protein LOC127864618 isoform X4, whose protein sequence is MGLMHYDASLSPDQLVFACSPVRKEAVHYTVMQGFMVSVRKEAVHYTVMQGFMVSVCACSPVRKEAVHYTVMQGFMVQSSQEGSCPLYSYARCHGAVQSGRKLSTIQLCKVSWCSPVRKEAVHYTVMQGFMVQSSQEGSCPLYSYARFNGLSPVKKEAVHYTVMQGFRVSVQSGRKLSTIQLCKVSWSQSSQEGSCPLYSYARCHGAVQSGRKLSTLQLRKVSWCSPVGKEAVHYTVMQGVMVQSSQEGSCPLYSYARFHGAVQSGRKLSTIQLCKVSWSQSSKEGSCPLYSYARFHGLSPVRKEAFHYTVMQGFMVSVQSGRKLSTIQLCKVSWCSPVRKEAVHYTVMQGVMVQSSQEGSCPLYSYARFHGLIQSGRKLSTIQLCKVSWSHSPVRKEAVHYTVMQGVMVQSSQEGSCPLYSYARFHGLIQSGRKLSTIQLCKVSWSHSPVRKEAVHYTVMQGVMVQSSQEGSCPLYSYARFHGLIQSGRKLSTIQLCKVSWSH
- the LOC127864618 gene encoding uncharacterized protein LOC127864618 isoform X2 → MGLMHYDASLSPDQLVFACSPVRKEAVHYTVMQGFMVSVRKEAVHYTVMQGFMVSVCACSPVRKEAVHYTVMQGFMVSVQSRRKLSTIQLCKVSGSQSSQEGSCPLYSYARFHGLSPVRKEAVHYTVMQGVMVQSSREGSCPLYSYARCHGAVQSGRKLSTIQLCKVSWCSPVRKEAVHYTVMQGLMVSVQSRRKLSTIQLCKVSGSQSSQEGSCPLYSYARFHGLSPVRKEAVHYTVMQGVMVQSSQEGSCPLYSYARCHGAVQSGRKLSTIQLCKVSWCSPVRKEAVHYTVMQGFMVQSSQEGSCPLYSYARFHGLSPVKKEAVHYTVMQGFMASVQSGRKLSTIQLCKVSWSQSSQEGSCPLYSYARCHGAVQSGRKLSTIQLCKVSWCSPVRKEAVHYTVMQGFMVSSSQEGSCPLYSYARFHGLTVQSGRKLSTIQLCKVSWCSPVRKEAVHYTVMQGFMVSSSQEGSCPLYSYARFHGLTVQSGRKLSTIQLCKVSWCSPVRKEAVHYTVMQGFMVSSSQEGSCPLYSYARFHGLISK
- the LOC127864618 gene encoding uncharacterized protein LOC127864618 isoform X10; protein product: MQGFMVSSSQEGSCPLYSYARFHSPVRKEAVHFTVMQGFMVSQSSQEGSCPLYSYARFHGAVQSGRKLSTIQLCKVSWSQSSQEGSCPLYSYARFQGLSPVRKEAVHYTVMQGFMVSVQSGRKLSTIQLCKVSWCSPVGKEAVHYTVMQGVMVQSSQEGSCPLYSYARFHGAVQSGRKLSTIQLCKVSWCSPVRKEAVHYTVMQGFMVQSSQEGSCPLYSYARFHGLSPVKKEAVHYTVMQGFMASVQSGRKLSTIQLCKVSWSQSSQEGSCPLYSYARCHGAVQSGRKLSTIQLCKVSWCSPVRKEAVHYTVMQGFMVSSSQEGSCPLYSYARFHGLTVQSGRKLSTIQLCKVSWCSPVRKEAVHYTVMQGFMVSSSQEGSCPLYSYARFHGLTVQSGRKLSTIQLCKVSWCSPVRKEAVHYTVMQGFMVSSSQEGSCPLYSYARFHGLISK
- the LOC127864618 gene encoding uncharacterized protein LOC127864618 isoform X9 → MQGFMVSSSQEGSCPLYSYARFHSPVRKEAVHFTVMQGFMVSQSSQEGSCPLYSYARFHGAVQSGRKLSTIQLCKVSWSQSSQEGSCPLYSYARFQGLSPVRKEAVHYTVMQGFMVSVQSGRKLSTIQLCKVSWCSPVGKEAVHYTVMQGVMVQSSQEGSCPLYSYARCHGAVQSGRKLSTIQLCKVSWCSPVRKEAVHYTVMQGFMVQSSQEGSCPLYSYARFHGLSPVKKEAVHYTVMQGFMASVQSGRKLSTIQLCKVSWSQSSQEGSCPLYSYARCHGAVQSGRKLSTIQLCKVSWCSPVRKEAVHYTVMQGFMVSSSQEGSCPLYSYARFHGLTVQSGRKLSTIQLCKVSWCSPVRKEAVHYTVMQGFMVSSSQEGSCPLYSYARFHGLTVQSGRKLSTIQLCKVSWCSPVRKEAVHYTVMQGFMVSSSQEGSCPLYSYARFHGLISK
- the LOC127864618 gene encoding uncharacterized protein LOC127864618 isoform X7 — its product is MQGFMVSSSQEGSCPLYSYARFHSPVRKEAVHFTVMQGFMVSQSSQEGSCPLYSYARFHGAVQSGRKLSTIQLCKVSWSQSSQEGSCPLYSYARFQGLSPVRKEAVHYTVMQGFMVSVQSGRKLSTIQLCKVSGSQSSQEGSCPLYSYARFHGLSPVRKEAVHYTVMQGVMVQSSQEGSCPLYSYARCHGAVQSGRKLSTIQLCKVSWCSPVRKEAVHYTVMQGFMVQSSQEGSCPLYSYARFHGLSPVKKEAVHYTVMQGFMASVQSGRKLSTIQLCKVSWSQSSQEGSCPLYSYARCHGAVQSGRKLSTIQLCKVSWCSPVRKEAVHYTVMQGFMVSSSQEGSCPLYSYARFHGLTVQSGRKLSTIQLCKVSWCSPVRKEAVHYTVMQGFMVSSSQEGSCPLYSYARFHGLTVQSGRKLSTIQLCKVSWCSPVRKEAVHYTVMQGFMVSSSQEGSCPLYSYARFHGLISK
- the LOC127864618 gene encoding uncharacterized protein LOC127864618 isoform X8, translated to MQGFMVSSSQEGSCPLYSYARFHSPVRKEAVHFTVMQGFMVSQSSQEGSCPLYSYARFHGAVQSGRKLSTIQLCKVSWCSPVRKEAVHYTVMQGFMVQSSQEGSCPLYSYARFNGLSPVKKEAVHYTVMQGFRVSVQSGRKLSTIQLCKVSWSQSSQEGSCPLYSYARCHGAVQSGRKLSTLQLRKVSWCSPVGKEAVHYTVMQGVMVQSSQEGSCPLYSYARFHGAVQSGRKLSTIQLCKVSWSQSSKEGSCPLYSYARFHGLSPVRKEAFHYTVMQGFMVSVQSGRKLSTIQLCKVSWCSPVRKEAVHYTVMQGVMVQSSQEGSCPLYSYARFHGLIQSGRKLSTIQLCKVSWSHSPVRKEAVHYTVMQGVMVQSSQEGSCPLYSYARFHGLIQSGRKLSTIQLCKVSWSHSPVRKEAVHYTVMQGVMVQSSQEGSCPLYSYARFHGLIQSGRKLSTIQLCKVSWSH
- the LOC127864618 gene encoding uncharacterized protein LOC127864618 isoform X11 is translated as MQGFMVSSSQEGSCPLYSYARFHSPVRKEAVHFTVMQGFMVSQSSQEGSCPLYSYARFHGAVQSGRKLSTIQLCKVSWCSPVGKEAVHYTVMQGVMVQSSQEGSCPLYSYARFHGAVQSGRKLSTIQLCKVSWSQSSQEGSCPLYSYARCHGAVQSGRKLSTLQLRKVSWCSPVGKEAVHYTVMQGVMVQSSQEGSCPLYSYARFHGAVQSGRKLSTIQLCKVSWSQSSKEGSCPLYSYARFHGLSPVRKEAFHYTVMQGFMVSVQSGRKLSTIQLCKVSWCSPVRKEAVHYTVMQGVMVQSSQEGSCPLYSYARFHGLIQSGRKLSTIQLCKVSWSHSPVRKEAVHYTVMQGVMVQSSQEGSCPLYSYARFHGLIQSGRKLSTIQLCKVSWSHSPVRKEAVHYTVMQGVMVQSSQEGSCPLYSYARFHGLIQSGRKLSTIQLCKVSWSH